Genomic window (Rossellomorea aquimaris):
GGAAATCGTGGCGGCGGAAATCGCGGCGGTGGATACAAAGGTGGAGCACGCAGCGGTAAAGGCGGAAGCCGTGGTGGATCATCACGCAGCGGCGGTGGAAATCGCGGAGGCGGAAGCCGTGGCGGAGATCGCAACCGTACTGGCGGCGGCAGACCACAATCTTCAACTAAACGTAAATCTTATAACAATTCTTGATCAATAGATTTGAGGACACGATAACCTTTGGGTTGTCGTGTTTTTTTGTTTAGGATGGTCTTGGTGTACGAGCTGGAATTTAGCTTTGACGCATAAACGAGTTAAAACGACGCATAAATCTCAGAAACGACGCATAAAATCAAAAATTGACGCATAAATGAGAAAAGTGATTCATAAACGAGTTATCCGCCATCTAATTTTCACTAAAAGAAGGACTTTCCATAAGAGTGACGAATTAATTAAGCAAAACCTTCAAGGAGAGTGGTCATTTGATCTGTAAAGAACTTAAAGTTCCCATCATTATTGAAAAATTCCAGGCATTACTATGGCGTCTGCCCCTTAATCATCTCAAAATCCCCATCATAGACAAGGACCTAAAGAAAAGAAAAGCAGGGTACAACGGGGAGGCAACCGTCTACTACCACCTAAGCTTCTTGAAAGACAAAAAATACAAAATCTTTTATGATATTAGAATCCCTCTATTCTCTCATCACTTCCAAATCGATTTTCTTGTCATAACCCCCTTCTATATTTTAATTATTGAAGTTAAGAATATCTCTGGAACTGTTACTATTGATCCTTTTATCAGACAGCTCACCCGAACTTATAAGGGACTAACCGAAGGATTTCCTGATCCTGTCTCCCAAGTCCAAAGACAAACATTATTACTCCAAAAATGGTTCAGTCTTCATAAACTGAAGCATCCACCAATTGAACACCTCGTTGTATTCAGTAATCCGTCCACCATCTTACATTTTACTAAAACCCCACCGGCTGACTCTCCATACAGAGAAATCATTCACGCTCAGAATATAATAGATAAGATTAAAGATTTAAACGAGACATATGTAAAAGAAGTCATTAACTATAAAGAAATTTCAAAAATGAGAAGAACTATTTTAAAAGATCATCAAGAAAATGAATCGGATATTTTTACAACCTATGGTATTTCCAAGAATGATATTATGACAGGTGTACGTTGTGAGAACTGTCATCACATCCCAATGACAAGGGTTAGAGCCTCCTGGTTTTGCAACCAATGCAGTGCGTCATCTAAACATGCTCATTTGAACGCGATTCGGGATTACTTCTTATTAATTAATGAGCACATAACAAATAGGGAGTTAAGAGAGTTTATCCACGTTCCATCTAGGACAACGGCATACAAAATGTTAAAAGATTTAGATATGCAAGGAGATAGAAAAGCAGCTTTCTACATTAATTCAGATAAATAAATCTATACTCAAATCCTCCCATTCCGCACATACTAACTCCAAAAAGGAGTCCACCCCACATGACACTCGTAAAGTTAGGCTATGTTGCCATGAGCATGAACCTCCAGAATGCATCCCCTTCCCAAACCATGACCTATAAGCAATTTTCCGGGATTAAGGATCGTGAGGCCGCTATTCATAAACTCGAACGGATCGCAAAATCGAATCTTGAAAACTGCCTGCGGCTATTAAAGCATAATGTTCTAAATGAAATTTATTTTTTTCGGTTCAGTTCAAAGTTGATTCCTCTTGCGAACCATCCTGAATTGAAGGGGTGGGATTTCATTTCCCCTTTAAAACCTGAGCTCCATGCGATTAAAGAGTATTTGATGCTTCATCCTATGCGTGTGGATTTTCATCCGGATCATTTTGTGCTTTTGAATTCAAGTGACGTGGATGTGTTGAAGAACACGCTTAAAACACTTAGGATGCATGAGGCATTATTAAAAGGGATGGGAATCGATCCAACTCACCGCTGTGTCCTCCATGTAGGTGGAGCTTATGATGACAAAGAAAAGGCACTTGAGCAATTTATACACAATTGGGGTCTGACTCCCGTTTCTCTTCAACAAATGATCATTCTCGAAAATGATGATACGGTATTCAGTGCTGCTGATGCCCTTTATCTATGTGAAAAGCTTGGGATTCCCCTTGTTTTCGATTACCATCATCACCTTGCTTATAATCAAAGGGATTGGTTATTGGATTGGGAGAGGATCGTTGGAACGTGGAGCCAGTCATCATTACCTGTGAAGATGCATATTTCAAGCCCTCGATCCCAGGAAGATTACAAAGCCCATGCCGATTTCATCGACCCTAAGATGTTTCTTGATTTTCTTCAAGGGATAAAGGGCTCGGTCGATGAAATTGATTGCATGATAGAAGCGAAGAAAAAGGATGACGCATTGTTCCGATTAGTGGAGGATCTGCAGGGGATTGATGGGATTGAGTGGGTGGATAAAAGTTCGTTTATAGTAAAATAGGCAAATTTCCCAAAGCTTTCTCCTTAATCTGAAACCATCTCTGTTCCAAATCGTAAATATACTGTAAGATTTAGTAAAAGAGAGAAGTGAGGGGATGGGTATGATCGGAGAGCCGCAAAAACGAATTTCACCAAAGGCTTTAAAGGTGTGGAAGATATATGGTGTGATTGAAACGTTGATCGTCGCAGCTGTAGCCGCAGGAGCGATTACTCTAACTGTGATGTTCGAGTGGCCACAATGGATCATTACAGCAGCAGTTGCCGTGTTGATTCTATTTACATATTTGTTTGTTTTCTTTATTCCAACGATCAAATGGAAGAGATGGCGTTATGAGGTGAGGGAGCAGGAGATTGAGCTTCAAAGAGGAATTTTTATCGTGAAGCGCACATTGGTACCGATGGTGAGGGTTCAACATGTTGATACGGTTCAGGGTCCAATCTTAAAAAAGTATCGGTTGGCAACCATTACGATTTCGACTGCAGCTACGGTTCATGAGATACCGGCATTGGATGTGGAGGAGGCAGATGAATTGAGAAACTCCATTTCACAACTTGCGAGGGTGGCGGAAGATGATGTCTGAGCACAAGAGACTGCACCCTATTTCAGCTGTAGCGAATTTTGTAAAGCAGTTAAAGGACTTGATCGTTCCCTTTGTCTTTTTATTTGTATTGAATAACCGGGGAGAGAAGACGGGTTTTTGGGATTATATGCCTGTTATATCCATGGCGGCAGTTCTTGTGTTCGTTCTGGTCACAGGGATTGTGAAGTGGCTTCGGTTTACATATCGAGTGGAAGAAGGGGAGCTGCGGATCGAGTACGGCCTATTCGTTAAAAAGAAGAGGTATATCCCCATTGACCGGATCCAGAGTTTGAATTTCTCTGAGGGAATTCTGCATCGCCCTTTTGGATTGGTTAAGGTCAAGGTAGAAACGGCAGGGTCTTCGAATCCCCGGGAATCAGAAGCAGAATTGACGGCTATTTTAAAAGAAGAAGCAATAGAGTTGGAGGGAATGATTTATCGGGAGAAAAAGGGTAATATCGTAACCGACGATCTCGCAGGCGAAAATACGGTGACTTTGAAAGATGAAGCCCCCTTTTTCAACCTTTCCTCTAATGACATCTGGGTTCTTGCTACGACTTCAGGCGGGGTCGGGGTCATTATTTCCGGGGTTTTTGTTTTCTTGTCCCAATTTAATGAGTTCATCCCGTACGAAGCTGTGTACGATGAGCTGGCTGTTTTTGTGAAAAGCGGAGTGTTTGTCGTTTCGGTGATGGCCTTTCTGGGCTTGCTAGTTGCCTGGCTATTATCGATTGCCTGGACATTTATCATTTATGGTGATTTCAGAATTAAAATTGTGGATGATCACATTGTCATGACAAGAGGGCTCCTGGAGAAGAAGCAAGTGACGGTTCCCTTAAATCGTGTTCAAGGAATCCGGGTAGTGGAAAATCCAATCAGGCAGCTATTGGGGTATTGCACCGTCCACATTGAAAATGCAGGTGGATCTGTTTTAGAGAAAGACAGCACCAGTATAAAATTATTTCCGATTGTGAAAAAGAAGCGAATTCAGGGATTATTAAACGACTTATTTCCGGATTATGTCATTCACGATGACTTTAAGAGGCTTCCGGGACGTTCCTTAAGAAGGTATGTGTTCAGACAGGCAATCTGGGTGGTGGTCCCGACCGCGGCTGTTTGTTTTATGTACTGGCCATATGGTCTTTGGGTCGGCTTGTTGATGATTCCTTTCGGGATTCTCGGATACTACCAATATCGTGCCGGGGGCTGGAAGATTGTTGATGGACAATTATCTTTACAGTACAGGGGCGTATTGAAAAATACGATGCATATAAAGAAAAGCCGCATACAATCTCTGGACACCCATGAAAGCTGGTTTCAAACGAGAAAAGACTTGGGCAGTCTCAGAACAACGATAAAATCTGGAGAGACTGGTTATGCCAGTCCGATCCGGGATCTTGAAAAGAAGGACCTCCAAACAATTGCTTCATGGTTTTCTCATAGTGTGTAAACGATAAAAGTGACCCGCGATTCGTTAGCGGGTCACTTTTGTTTTCTTATTTTTTTCCTGAAATCCACCCGATCACAAAGCCGCCGATTAATCCGAAGATATGGGCCGTTATGTTGATTCCTGATTGCATGAAGGTCATGACTACACCAATGACGACGATCGGTAGGATGATTTGCCGGCTTTCTCTCGTGATGAAATGATTTTTTAAGATAATCATGGCGATGTAAAAGCCGAATAAACCAAAAATCGCGCCCGATGCTCCCACATGACTATACGTAAGGGGCTTGATAAGAAACGTAATGATATTGGCGAACACGCCACTTGCTAAATAAAGACCGATAAACTTTGCTTTTCCCAGAAGCTTTTCCAGGGGTGGGCCAAACAGGACAAGGGAAAACGAATTAAATAGCAAATGAGCGAATCCCAAATGTACAAAGATAGGGGAGACGAGTCGCCACCATTCTCCCTCTTTGATAAATAAATTCACACCGGCCATCTGCTCGTACACCCACAGTTGTGGGAAAATAGGAAGTGCACTGACAACGTATAAAGCGATATGAATAAATACAATCACGGAAATAATAGGATAGAACCGTAAAAATTGTGAAAAGCTTTCAGTCCGGACAAACATATTGTATCCTCCTAAGTAGGTTGTTTCTTTTTATATCATTACTAAATCATTTATTTAAAAAACGCAGTCAATACTATAGTATAAGAAAACGACGAAAATCACGAGTATAGTTCATTATACAAATATGCAAGACAGGACAAGAGTAGAAGGGGAATCACATATGATAAAAGGAATAGGATTGGATATCGTTGAAACAGGTCGCATTCAGAGGATGATTGAACGGCAGCCGAAGTTCGTCAAGAGAATTTTAACAGCTAAGGAAGAGGATGCTTTCTATACATTAAACGAGCAGCGCAAGATTGAGTTCGCAGCAGGACGATTTGCAGCCAAAGAAGCTTTTGCCAAGGCGAATGGAACGGGCATCGGAACAGCGCTCTCCTTTCAGGATATTGAAATCAGTAAGGACCCGAATGGAAAGCCTTATTTTTCAAAGCCGGAGGGGGCGAATGCCCATTTATCCATCACACATAGCCGGGAATTTGCGGCTGCACAGGTGATCATCGAAGAGTGAAAATAATTTCAAGCTTGTCATCTTCACTAGCATAATCCTTCAGGTTGTCTCATATATTCAGTAGTGCAATAAGAGAGACAAGGCCAGGTGTTTAACAATC
Coding sequences:
- a CDS encoding nuclease-related domain-containing protein produces the protein MICKELKVPIIIEKFQALLWRLPLNHLKIPIIDKDLKKRKAGYNGEATVYYHLSFLKDKKYKIFYDIRIPLFSHHFQIDFLVITPFYILIIEVKNISGTVTIDPFIRQLTRTYKGLTEGFPDPVSQVQRQTLLLQKWFSLHKLKHPPIEHLVVFSNPSTILHFTKTPPADSPYREIIHAQNIIDKIKDLNETYVKEVINYKEISKMRRTILKDHQENESDIFTTYGISKNDIMTGVRCENCHHIPMTRVRASWFCNQCSASSKHAHLNAIRDYFLLINEHITNRELREFIHVPSRTTAYKMLKDLDMQGDRKAAFYINSDK
- the uvsE gene encoding UV DNA damage repair endonuclease UvsE, whose translation is MTLVKLGYVAMSMNLQNASPSQTMTYKQFSGIKDREAAIHKLERIAKSNLENCLRLLKHNVLNEIYFFRFSSKLIPLANHPELKGWDFISPLKPELHAIKEYLMLHPMRVDFHPDHFVLLNSSDVDVLKNTLKTLRMHEALLKGMGIDPTHRCVLHVGGAYDDKEKALEQFIHNWGLTPVSLQQMIILENDDTVFSAADALYLCEKLGIPLVFDYHHHLAYNQRDWLLDWERIVGTWSQSSLPVKMHISSPRSQEDYKAHADFIDPKMFLDFLQGIKGSVDEIDCMIEAKKKDDALFRLVEDLQGIDGIEWVDKSSFIVK
- a CDS encoding PH domain-containing protein — encoded protein: MIGEPQKRISPKALKVWKIYGVIETLIVAAVAAGAITLTVMFEWPQWIITAAVAVLILFTYLFVFFIPTIKWKRWRYEVREQEIELQRGIFIVKRTLVPMVRVQHVDTVQGPILKKYRLATITISTAATVHEIPALDVEEADELRNSISQLARVAEDDV
- a CDS encoding PH domain-containing protein, whose amino-acid sequence is MSEHKRLHPISAVANFVKQLKDLIVPFVFLFVLNNRGEKTGFWDYMPVISMAAVLVFVLVTGIVKWLRFTYRVEEGELRIEYGLFVKKKRYIPIDRIQSLNFSEGILHRPFGLVKVKVETAGSSNPRESEAELTAILKEEAIELEGMIYREKKGNIVTDDLAGENTVTLKDEAPFFNLSSNDIWVLATTSGGVGVIISGVFVFLSQFNEFIPYEAVYDELAVFVKSGVFVVSVMAFLGLLVAWLLSIAWTFIIYGDFRIKIVDDHIVMTRGLLEKKQVTVPLNRVQGIRVVENPIRQLLGYCTVHIENAGGSVLEKDSTSIKLFPIVKKKRIQGLLNDLFPDYVIHDDFKRLPGRSLRRYVFRQAIWVVVPTAAVCFMYWPYGLWVGLLMIPFGILGYYQYRAGGWKIVDGQLSLQYRGVLKNTMHIKKSRIQSLDTHESWFQTRKDLGSLRTTIKSGETGYASPIRDLEKKDLQTIASWFSHSV
- a CDS encoding rhomboid family intramembrane serine protease yields the protein MFVRTESFSQFLRFYPIISVIVFIHIALYVVSALPIFPQLWVYEQMAGVNLFIKEGEWWRLVSPIFVHLGFAHLLFNSFSLVLFGPPLEKLLGKAKFIGLYLASGVFANIITFLIKPLTYSHVGASGAIFGLFGFYIAMIILKNHFITRESRQIILPIVVIGVVMTFMQSGINITAHIFGLIGGFVIGWISGKK
- the acpS gene encoding holo-ACP synthase, whose translation is MIKGIGLDIVETGRIQRMIERQPKFVKRILTAKEEDAFYTLNEQRKIEFAAGRFAAKEAFAKANGTGIGTALSFQDIEISKDPNGKPYFSKPEGANAHLSITHSREFAAAQVIIEE